One Algibacter sp. L3A6 genomic region harbors:
- a CDS encoding efflux RND transporter permease subunit has translation MIEKLLKYRYIYIVILILLVAFAAIKAPNIEVDTDISQFFHEDDADYTFYQDMKSEFSSQDNLILLGVKYQDSVFNLEFLNKIEALTDSLKQIPNIKKINSLRTLSYPIKSMFGIIGVPYLKIEDSGKLAYNKKKILSDELPKSFINRQGDALFLWIETEPNLETKPLDKLIGDINALRTDYGELTTFLWGREVIDVSFKNILIKEILTFSFWISIFLCLSLIFIFKRPAAILFPIVLVVVVIILFLGGMVTLGRPISTMSNLFPTIILIVAVSDVIHLCIKYDIEAKKGLSSKQATKNALSEIGFTTLITSFTTAVGFLVLYMSPMQAMRNFGVESAVLVILTFVLTLIFLPIFFSGLKKGNLFTISKPFTALSAKLFKKLDLIYKYQNAVLVGFTVTLALSCYGMTLISTNGSHYSFPEKTDLYSSYKFFENNFGGSRTFELVLSSKNEKKLNEPELLETVYAIDNYLAEHPNLNDVKSPVNYYQIMSQAYYPNTYKERPLPLDSKTIKKYEKELASLLKKDYLANKNRTIFKFNAQMKDFGKHDIDAIHTDILAHVNSLIANKPIEARLSGIDMLIDISQEKSIENTFFGLLIAIIIVSITLGIVYKNMALGILAVFLNLIPLIITAGIMGFFKVDLRAEIALIFTVGFVIAVDDTIHLLSKFQWERKKGGSVDYAIKTAVLECGKAILATSIILVGGFFILMSSGSLEIFILGLLVGLIVIITLFVDLVLAPIVILKWFKKFL, from the coding sequence ATGATTGAAAAACTCTTAAAATACAGGTATATCTACATAGTTATATTAATTTTACTCGTAGCGTTTGCAGCAATAAAAGCGCCGAATATTGAGGTAGATACCGATATATCTCAGTTTTTTCATGAAGATGATGCCGATTACACTTTTTATCAAGACATGAAATCGGAGTTTTCTAGTCAGGATAATTTAATTCTATTAGGCGTTAAATATCAAGATTCTGTTTTCAATTTGGAATTTCTTAATAAAATAGAAGCGTTAACCGATAGCTTAAAACAGATTCCGAATATAAAAAAGATAAATAGCTTGCGAACGTTGTCTTATCCAATAAAAAGTATGTTTGGTATTATTGGTGTACCGTATTTAAAAATTGAAGATAGCGGTAAATTAGCCTATAATAAAAAGAAAATTTTAAGCGATGAGTTACCTAAAAGCTTTATTAATAGACAAGGCGACGCGTTGTTTTTATGGATAGAAACCGAGCCAAACTTAGAGACTAAACCCTTAGATAAATTAATAGGCGATATTAATGCGTTAAGAACCGATTACGGCGAACTTACCACGTTTTTATGGGGAAGAGAAGTTATTGATGTTTCGTTTAAAAACATTCTTATTAAAGAGATACTGACGTTTAGTTTTTGGATTTCTATTTTTTTATGTCTGAGTTTAATTTTCATATTTAAAAGACCAGCAGCTATTTTATTTCCCATAGTGTTGGTTGTGGTGGTTATTATTTTGTTTTTAGGTGGTATGGTTACTTTGGGGCGACCTATAAGTACCATGTCTAATTTATTTCCGACTATTATTTTAATTGTAGCGGTTTCCGATGTTATTCATTTGTGCATAAAATATGATATTGAAGCTAAAAAAGGATTATCATCTAAGCAAGCAACTAAAAATGCGTTAAGCGAAATTGGGTTCACAACCTTAATCACATCGTTTACAACAGCAGTTGGTTTTTTAGTATTGTATATGTCTCCCATGCAGGCAATGCGGAATTTTGGAGTTGAGTCGGCTGTTTTAGTGATTTTAACCTTTGTTTTAACGCTTATCTTTTTACCTATATTTTTTAGCGGTCTAAAAAAGGGAAATCTATTTACCATCAGTAAACCGTTTACGGCATTATCTGCGAAGCTTTTTAAAAAGCTAGATTTAATTTATAAATATCAGAATGCTGTACTTGTTGGGTTTACCGTGACTCTTGCCTTAAGTTGCTACGGAATGACTTTAATAAGTACTAATGGAAGTCATTATTCATTTCCTGAAAAAACAGATTTATACAGCAGTTATAAATTCTTCGAAAATAATTTTGGAGGTTCACGTACGTTCGAGCTTGTGCTTTCATCTAAAAATGAAAAAAAATTAAATGAGCCTGAACTTTTAGAAACGGTTTATGCTATTGATAATTACTTAGCCGAGCATCCTAATTTAAACGATGTAAAATCGCCTGTAAATTATTATCAAATTATGAGTCAGGCGTATTATCCAAATACCTATAAAGAACGGCCGTTACCGTTAGATTCTAAAACTATCAAAAAATATGAAAAGGAACTAGCTTCACTTTTAAAGAAAGATTATTTAGCTAATAAAAACCGAACTATTTTTAAATTTAATGCCCAAATGAAAGATTTTGGAAAGCATGATATTGATGCCATCCATACTGATATTTTGGCACATGTAAATAGTTTAATTGCTAATAAACCAATAGAGGCAAGGCTATCTGGTATTGATATGCTTATCGATATATCTCAAGAGAAAAGTATAGAAAATACATTTTTCGGACTTTTGATTGCCATAATAATTGTGTCTATCACTTTAGGAATAGTTTACAAAAATATGGCTTTAGGTATTTTAGCTGTATTCCTTAATTTAATTCCGTTGATTATAACGGCTGGAATTATGGGGTTTTTTAAAGTAGATTTAAGAGCGGAAATTGCACTTATTTTTACTGTTGGTTTTGTTATTGCAGTAGATGATACCATTCATCTTTTAAGTAAATTTCAATGGGAACGTAAAAAAGGAGGCTCCGTAGACTATGCTATAAAAACAGCGGTTTTAGAATGCGGAAAAGCTATTTTGGCTACGAGTATTATTCTGGTTGGTGGCTTTTTTATTTTAATGAGTTCAGGATCGTTAGAAATTTTTATACTCGGTTTACTGGTAGGGCTTATTGTGATTATAACTTTATTTGTAGATTTAGTTCTGGCTCCGATAGTTATATTAAAATGGTTTAAAAAGTTTCTTTAA
- a CDS encoding DUF368 domain-containing protein, translating into MESTRTLTDKIFLILKGLGMGAANKVPGISGGVVAFVAGFYEEFIYSLKKVNGKAFKLLINGRFKSFYNYINGRFLSLLFFGMIVSYFSISKILDYLIKQYELFVWSVFFGMIIGSIYYINKDFKDRNYQTYLSLAIGILLGVGISFLNPAKENDNLWFVFFCGIISVSGMTLPGFSGSFILILLGNYVLLLVDSVNALYDTFSEIIRSDFGFTTNPERLRMLQVLAVFTLGSVAGLVTFSHLLSYILKRYKSITTSSILGFIIGSLGVVWPWKKTIYKLDQNGGFLFDSTGSKVVHNYQRFFPELNTDTYLAIGFILLGIAFVLGLEWYGQKTRHIQE; encoded by the coding sequence ATGGAAAGCACCAGAACACTTACCGATAAAATTTTTCTAATCCTAAAAGGATTAGGGATGGGTGCTGCCAATAAGGTACCCGGAATTTCTGGTGGTGTTGTCGCTTTTGTTGCTGGTTTTTATGAAGAATTTATTTACTCCTTAAAAAAAGTAAATGGAAAAGCTTTTAAACTCTTAATTAATGGGCGCTTTAAAAGCTTCTATAATTACATAAATGGGCGTTTTTTAAGTTTGCTTTTCTTTGGGATGATTGTTAGCTATTTTAGTATTTCCAAAATCCTGGATTATCTTATAAAACAATATGAACTCTTTGTTTGGAGTGTGTTCTTCGGAATGATAATTGGCTCAATTTACTATATAAATAAAGATTTTAAAGACCGTAATTATCAAACCTATCTATCACTAGCTATTGGTATTTTACTAGGTGTTGGTATTAGCTTTTTAAATCCTGCTAAGGAAAACGATAATCTTTGGTTTGTATTTTTCTGTGGCATTATAAGTGTTTCAGGCATGACCTTACCTGGGTTTTCAGGTTCATTTATTCTCATTTTACTTGGTAACTATGTACTCCTTTTAGTCGATTCTGTAAATGCCCTTTACGATACTTTTTCCGAAATAATTAGAAGTGATTTTGGTTTTACCACAAATCCGGAACGTTTAAGAATGCTACAAGTACTCGCTGTCTTTACTTTAGGCTCAGTAGCAGGTTTAGTAACTTTTTCGCATTTATTAAGCTATATTTTAAAACGTTACAAAAGCATTACCACTTCATCAATATTAGGTTTCATTATAGGTTCTTTAGGCGTTGTTTGGCCTTGGAAAAAAACAATCTACAAACTAGATCAAAATGGTGGTTTTCTATTCGATTCTACAGGATCTAAAGTGGTTCATAATTATCAACGCTTTTTCCCTGAATTAAACACCGATACTTATTTAGCTATTGGCTTTATATTACTAGGCATAGCATTTGTTTTAGGCTTAGAGTGGTACGGACAAAAAACAAGACATATACAAGAATAA
- a CDS encoding GNAT family N-acetyltransferase, with translation MTITTFDAFSRLSINDISRISKFLHEHSGEFTDTKSAIQKSIMYAAKEVPGLGGYVFIMENKQEILGAIVVNRTGMNEYLAENILVYMAVKTEYRGRGIAQKLIEHTIKYCDGDIAIHVNKDNPVIELFEKQGFKARNIEMRLVR, from the coding sequence ATGACTATTACAACTTTTGATGCCTTTTCTAGGTTATCAATTAATGATATATCACGTATTTCCAAGTTTTTGCATGAGCATTCTGGTGAGTTTACAGACACTAAAAGCGCCATTCAAAAATCGATTATGTATGCTGCAAAAGAAGTTCCAGGACTTGGCGGTTATGTTTTTATTATGGAAAATAAACAAGAAATTTTAGGAGCCATAGTTGTTAATAGAACAGGTATGAACGAGTATTTAGCAGAAAACATATTGGTATATATGGCTGTTAAAACCGAATATAGAGGTAGAGGGATTGCTCAGAAGTTAATAGAACATACCATAAAATATTGTGATGGCGATATCGCTATACACGTAAATAAAGACAACCCGGTTATAGAATTATTCGAAAAACAAGGGTTTAAAGCAAGAAATATAGAAATGAGATTAGTTCGATAA
- a CDS encoding shikimate dehydrogenase family protein, translating into MKKLGLLGKDISYSFSRNYFKNKFENEKITDTSYENFDLENIDLFPSIIKNTENIKGLNVTIPYKEAVMPFLDKINKKAKAIGAVNTIKITKKGKLVGYNTDCYGFKNTLKPFVKPYHKKALILGTGGASKAVAFSLKELGIDYKYVSRKHSKGVTFTYEDLTETIVAEHEVIVNCTPLGTFPNIEVCANIPYNGITNKHILFDLIYNPDQTKFLKQGKDNGATTINGLNMLKLQAEKSWAIWDL; encoded by the coding sequence GTGAAAAAATTAGGACTTTTAGGCAAAGATATATCATATTCATTTTCAAGAAATTATTTCAAAAACAAATTTGAAAATGAAAAAATAACAGATACGAGCTACGAAAATTTCGATTTAGAAAACATAGATTTATTTCCTTCAATTATAAAAAACACAGAAAACATAAAGGGTTTAAACGTGACTATTCCTTATAAAGAAGCGGTTATGCCTTTTCTTGATAAAATAAATAAAAAAGCGAAAGCTATTGGAGCGGTTAACACCATAAAAATTACAAAAAAAGGGAAACTTGTTGGCTATAATACAGACTGTTATGGTTTTAAAAACACACTTAAACCTTTCGTAAAACCATATCATAAAAAAGCTTTAATTCTAGGTACAGGTGGTGCAAGTAAAGCAGTCGCTTTCAGTTTAAAAGAATTAGGAATAGATTATAAATATGTTTCTAGAAAACACTCTAAAGGAGTAACTTTTACTTATGAAGATTTAACAGAAACCATTGTAGCAGAACACGAAGTGATTGTAAACTGTACGCCATTAGGGACATTTCCGAACATTGAAGTTTGCGCAAATATTCCATACAACGGTATAACGAATAAACATATTCTATTCGATTTAATATACAATCCAGATCAAACTAAATTCCTGAAACAAGGTAAGGATAATGGCGCAACAACTATTAACGGATTAAATATGCTTAAATTACAAGCAGAAAAATCGTGGGCCATTTGGGATTTATAA
- a CDS encoding DUF349 domain-containing protein yields MSDLNNPNAENADHANPVKSESITPETTAPEAITPDDSQTSETPITEVQTEDTVAATPAPVKGDSEDDEVLNEIEESNAEDAEDEGNKDRHTIEVKEYDSMSLEALAIELEKLVQGQKVQAIKSHVDGINAEFKTKHQALVEEKKEEFLNEGGNEIDFYYASPIEKRYKAAYKEYRNKLNDHYKSLEKNLKQNLTDKLEIIEELKGLINVEENINTTYKHFKELQERWRTTGPIPRDKYNNAWNSYHHHVELFYDFLHLNRDLRDLDFKHNLEKKLLIIERAEELAQDDNVMRSFRELQELHKMWKEELGPVGKEHREEIWDRFKAATKIINDKRQVYYKEIDKVYDKNLETKLEIIANIEFVAAQPAGSHSEWQKRIKIIEDLRNQFFNAGKVPLKVNEDTWAKFKDAVRTFNRNKNAYYKDLKKEQYTNLQKKLELIKIAEDNKESEDTAVTTPLMKKIQNDWKKIGHVPRKDSDKIWKQFKAACNHYFDKVHAKRNAVSQEHVDAFNKKSELLETLKAVTPTDDKDKDVEIIKGHINTWKDLGRVPNDKRFIEDKFQKTIDDLLSSLKMDKTEIEMIKYENKLDSLTSSDGDTRNLDNERLFIRKKMDEVKAQINQLENNLQFFTNVDEDNPLVKDVHNNIKGHKDSLVLLKEKLRKIKERY; encoded by the coding sequence ATGTCTGACTTAAATAACCCTAACGCAGAAAACGCAGATCATGCTAATCCTGTAAAAAGTGAATCTATTACACCAGAAACAACGGCTCCTGAAGCTATAACTCCTGATGATTCACAAACTTCTGAAACACCAATTACTGAAGTACAAACAGAAGATACTGTAGCCGCTACACCTGCCCCTGTAAAAGGAGACAGTGAAGATGATGAAGTTCTAAATGAAATTGAAGAATCTAACGCAGAAGATGCCGAAGATGAAGGAAACAAAGATAGACACACCATTGAAGTTAAGGAATACGATAGCATGTCGCTTGAAGCTTTAGCCATTGAGTTAGAAAAACTTGTTCAAGGACAAAAAGTACAGGCTATAAAATCTCATGTAGATGGTATTAATGCCGAGTTTAAAACAAAGCACCAAGCCTTAGTTGAAGAGAAAAAAGAAGAGTTTTTAAATGAAGGAGGAAATGAAATTGATTTCTACTACGCCTCTCCTATTGAAAAACGATACAAGGCAGCTTACAAAGAATACCGAAATAAACTTAACGATCACTACAAAAGTTTAGAGAAAAACTTAAAGCAAAACTTAACCGATAAGCTAGAAATAATTGAAGAGCTTAAAGGTTTAATTAATGTTGAAGAGAATATAAATACAACTTACAAACACTTTAAAGAATTACAAGAACGTTGGAGAACAACCGGACCAATTCCGAGAGATAAATACAATAACGCTTGGAATAGCTACCACCACCATGTGGAGTTATTTTACGATTTTTTACACCTTAACAGAGATTTACGCGATTTAGATTTTAAGCATAATTTAGAAAAGAAATTATTAATTATTGAGCGCGCTGAAGAGTTAGCGCAAGATGATAATGTAATGCGATCGTTTAGAGAACTTCAAGAATTACACAAAATGTGGAAAGAAGAGCTCGGCCCTGTTGGTAAAGAACATCGTGAAGAAATTTGGGATCGTTTTAAAGCTGCAACAAAAATTATAAACGATAAACGCCAAGTTTATTACAAAGAAATTGATAAGGTTTACGATAAAAACCTAGAAACTAAATTAGAAATAATTGCTAATATAGAATTTGTTGCTGCACAACCTGCAGGCTCGCATAGTGAATGGCAAAAGCGTATTAAAATTATTGAGGATTTAAGAAACCAATTTTTTAATGCCGGAAAAGTACCTTTAAAAGTTAACGAAGATACTTGGGCTAAGTTTAAAGATGCTGTTAGAACTTTTAACAGAAACAAAAACGCTTATTACAAAGATTTAAAAAAGGAGCAATATACTAATTTACAGAAAAAATTAGAGTTAATAAAAATTGCTGAAGACAACAAAGAAAGCGAAGATACTGCGGTAACGACGCCTTTAATGAAAAAAATTCAGAACGATTGGAAAAAAATTGGGCATGTTCCAAGAAAAGACAGCGACAAAATTTGGAAACAATTTAAAGCTGCCTGTAATCACTATTTCGATAAAGTACATGCGAAAAGAAATGCAGTAAGTCAAGAACACGTTGATGCTTTCAATAAAAAATCTGAATTACTAGAAACTCTTAAAGCTGTGACTCCTACAGATGATAAAGACAAGGATGTGGAAATCATTAAAGGACATATTAATACTTGGAAAGATTTAGGACGTGTGCCAAACGACAAACGTTTTATTGAAGATAAATTCCAAAAAACCATTGACGATTTATTATCTAGTTTAAAAATGGATAAAACAGAAATCGAAATGATTAAGTACGAGAACAAACTTGATAGCTTAACATCTTCTGATGGTGATACAAGAAATTTAGATAACGAACGCTTATTTATCCGTAAGAAAATGGATGAAGTAAAAGCGCAAATTAATCAGTTAGAAAATAATTTACAGTTTTTCACGAATGTAGATGAAGATAACCCGTTGGTTAAAGATGTGCACAACAACATTAAAGGCCACAAAGATTCTCTTGTTCTTTTAAAAGAAAAACTAAGAAAAATAAAAGAGCGTTATTAA
- the proC gene encoding pyrroline-5-carboxylate reductase, whose amino-acid sequence MKVLVIGAGNMGLTYAQGMSKSRLLKKRNIMVLDKSEEKLEELNQISHFDAFKELEDCVPKADIIFIAVKPYHAEGVFKAINKLVNLQQIIVSIMAGVTIASIKELTGLDKVVRAMPNLPAQIGKGLTSYVTSPEISRIEMLTVESLLDTTGKSMRVSNENFIDASTGISGSGPAYVFYFMQSMMEAALQMGFSKNDSTVLVSQTFTGAVELFNQSNLSPNSWMDRVASKGGTTRAALDSMEDNNVNELIKEAAFAAFSRAVEMGKEH is encoded by the coding sequence ATGAAAGTACTGGTAATTGGAGCAGGAAACATGGGGCTTACTTATGCACAAGGCATGTCTAAATCTAGACTGCTAAAAAAGAGAAATATTATGGTTTTGGACAAATCTGAAGAGAAATTGGAGGAGCTAAACCAAATATCACATTTTGATGCATTTAAAGAGCTTGAAGACTGCGTGCCAAAAGCAGATATCATTTTTATTGCAGTAAAACCATACCATGCAGAAGGCGTTTTTAAAGCCATCAACAAATTGGTAAACCTACAACAAATTATTGTTTCTATTATGGCAGGTGTAACTATAGCTTCCATAAAAGAACTAACAGGTTTAGATAAAGTAGTACGTGCTATGCCTAATTTACCAGCACAAATAGGTAAAGGTTTAACATCTTACGTAACATCACCAGAAATTTCTAGAATAGAAATGCTAACGGTAGAAAGTTTATTGGATACCACAGGTAAATCAATGCGAGTTTCTAACGAAAACTTTATAGATGCCTCTACAGGTATTTCGGGAAGTGGACCAGCTTATGTATTCTATTTTATGCAAAGTATGATGGAAGCGGCCTTACAAATGGGGTTTTCTAAAAACGACTCTACGGTATTGGTAAGTCAAACTTTTACAGGAGCTGTAGAGCTTTTTAATCAGTCTAATCTATCTCCAAATTCATGGATGGATCGAGTAGCTTCTAAAGGTGGAACTACACGTGCCGCACTAGATTCTATGGAAGATAATAATGTTAATGAATTAATTAAAGAAGCCGCTTTTGCTGCATTTAGTCGTGCAGTAGAAATGGGAAAAGAACACTAA
- a CDS encoding glutamate-5-semialdehyde dehydrogenase yields the protein MELLSEEIKNSVLQSMEVLLKEHDDTLLNANKKDIAAFNQEDQAMYDRLILNKDKVDGMITAIQVVREQEDPVNKIISRKQFDNGLDVVNKTAPFGTIMIIYESRPDVTVEATVLAFKANNKILLKGGKEAVHSNTAIVKLWHMALEEHNLSTDYIQMLTMNRTETQAFLRNPTEQLDLIVPRGGEQLIKFVKEHAKCAVLVSGRGNNFLYIDEAADWKQTIEVILNAKTQKISACNALDKILVSKKLPDYAGRILNLNEILKDSGVEVLVDEETKSILSDEKLITDDSIWYQEFLEMKCCIGTVNSVFDAIEKINEYSGGHSATVMTTNTDIAKKFMEQVDCAVVYQNASTRFTDGGQIGVGAELAISTDKLHHRGPLGLKELVTNKYYVFGDGHVRV from the coding sequence ATGGAATTATTATCAGAAGAAATAAAAAATAGTGTTTTACAAAGTATGGAGGTTCTTTTAAAGGAACATGATGATACTTTATTAAATGCAAACAAAAAAGATATAGCGGCTTTTAATCAAGAAGATCAAGCCATGTACGATCGCTTAATTCTGAATAAAGATAAGGTCGATGGTATGATTACCGCAATACAGGTGGTGCGTGAGCAAGAGGATCCCGTGAATAAAATAATTAGCAGAAAACAGTTTGATAACGGTTTGGATGTTGTGAATAAAACAGCACCATTTGGAACTATTATGATTATTTATGAATCTAGACCAGATGTAACTGTAGAGGCTACAGTGCTTGCTTTTAAAGCTAATAATAAAATACTGCTTAAAGGAGGTAAAGAAGCTGTACATAGTAATACCGCCATTGTAAAACTTTGGCATATGGCATTAGAAGAGCATAATCTGAGCACCGATTATATTCAAATGTTAACCATGAATAGAACGGAAACTCAGGCCTTTTTAAGAAACCCTACCGAGCAACTCGATTTAATTGTACCTAGAGGTGGCGAGCAACTTATAAAGTTTGTAAAAGAGCATGCTAAGTGCGCTGTTTTAGTAAGCGGACGTGGTAATAACTTTTTATACATTGATGAGGCTGCCGATTGGAAACAAACGATAGAAGTGATTTTAAATGCTAAAACTCAAAAAATTTCGGCATGTAATGCTTTAGATAAAATTTTAGTCAGTAAAAAACTTCCTGATTATGCCGGTAGAATTTTAAATTTAAATGAAATTTTAAAAGACAGTGGTGTAGAGGTTTTAGTTGATGAAGAAACAAAATCTATTTTAAGTGATGAAAAACTTATAACAGATGATTCTATTTGGTATCAAGAATTTCTTGAAATGAAATGTTGTATTGGCACAGTAAATTCTGTTTTTGATGCTATAGAAAAGATAAACGAATATTCTGGTGGACATTCTGCTACAGTCATGACGACTAATACAGATATTGCTAAGAAATTCATGGAACAAGTAGATTGTGCTGTGGTATATCAAAACGCATCAACACGTTTTACCGATGGCGGACAAATAGGTGTAGGAGCAGAGCTTGCTATAAGTACAGATAAATTACACCATCGCGGACCATTAGGTTTAAAAGAACTCGTTACCAATAAATATTATGTTTTTGGAGACGGCCATGTTCGTGTTTAA
- the proB gene encoding glutamate 5-kinase: MCKQRIVIKVGTNVMTNKDNRIVRPVLRRLVKQIAELYERDIMTILVSSGSAIAGKEVLGKSKIKDKTVRRQVYSSIGQPRMMRLYYDIFHDYGMKCAQVLPTKRDFSPGVHRQNMINCCEGLLSEGVIPIANEDDAVSVTMSMFSDNDELASLIAQLINADKLIILTDIDGLYTGHPEAESSDLIRNVDPGDDLNKYIQDNNKGEGEGRGGMGSKLDYAQQTAANNIPTFIANGKSDNTIIDIIDGKAVGTKVSL; this comes from the coding sequence ATGTGTAAACAAAGAATAGTGATTAAGGTTGGTACTAATGTAATGACCAACAAAGATAATAGAATTGTAAGACCAGTTTTAAGACGATTGGTGAAACAAATAGCAGAGCTTTACGAGCGTGATATCATGACGATATTAGTCTCCTCTGGTTCTGCCATTGCAGGAAAAGAGGTTTTAGGGAAATCTAAAATCAAAGATAAAACAGTACGACGCCAAGTATATTCGTCCATTGGGCAACCAAGAATGATGCGTCTTTATTATGATATTTTTCATGATTATGGAATGAAGTGTGCGCAAGTACTACCTACAAAGCGAGATTTTAGCCCAGGAGTACACAGGCAAAATATGATTAACTGTTGTGAAGGTTTGCTTTCAGAAGGCGTTATTCCTATTGCTAATGAAGATGATGCCGTATCGGTAACCATGTCTATGTTTTCCGATAATGATGAGTTAGCGAGTTTAATTGCTCAGCTAATTAATGCAGATAAGCTTATTATTCTAACAGATATAGATGGTCTGTATACAGGACATCCAGAAGCGGAAAGCAGTGATTTAATAAGAAATGTAGATCCGGGAGACGATCTTAATAAATATATTCAGGACAATAATAAAGGTGAAGGAGAAGGCCGTGGTGGTATGGGATCTAAATTAGATTATGCGCAACAAACTGCAGCCAACAACATTCCAACTTTTATTGCTAATGGAAAAAGTGATAACACTATTATCGATATTATAGACGGAAAAGCTGTAGGAACTAAGGTGTCACTTTAA
- the mazG gene encoding nucleoside triphosphate pyrophosphohydrolase, whose translation MNSRANQLKAFDRLLTIMDELREQCPWDKKQTMETLRHLTIEETYELGDAILDKDLEEVKKELGDVFLHIVFYAKIGSETKDFDIADVCNSICEKLIHRHPHIYSDVKVENEEDVKRNWENLKLKEGKSSVLEGVPKSLPALVKAGRIQEKVAGVGFDWEEPSQVWEKVEEEINEFKVEVEANDQDSMESEFGDVLFSLVNYARFKNINPENALERTNKKFTKRFQYLEEKAKGLNKPLRDMTLAEMDVFWEEAKKL comes from the coding sequence ATGAATTCTAGAGCAAATCAACTAAAAGCATTCGATAGATTATTAACTATTATGGACGAGCTTCGTGAGCAATGCCCGTGGGATAAAAAGCAAACCATGGAAACGCTTCGGCACTTAACCATAGAGGAAACGTATGAGTTGGGTGATGCTATTTTGGATAAAGATTTGGAAGAAGTAAAAAAGGAATTAGGCGATGTATTTTTACATATTGTATTCTATGCCAAAATAGGTAGCGAAACCAAAGATTTTGATATAGCCGATGTTTGCAATTCTATCTGCGAAAAACTAATACATAGGCATCCACATATTTATAGTGATGTAAAAGTTGAAAATGAAGAAGATGTAAAAAGAAATTGGGAAAACTTAAAGCTTAAAGAAGGAAAATCTAGTGTTTTAGAAGGTGTGCCAAAAAGTTTACCTGCACTTGTAAAAGCAGGACGAATTCAAGAAAAAGTGGCTGGTGTAGGTTTCGATTGGGAAGAGCCTTCTCAGGTTTGGGAAAAAGTAGAAGAGGAGATTAATGAGTTTAAAGTAGAAGTTGAAGCTAACGACCAAGACTCCATGGAAAGTGAATTTGGCGATGTTTTGTTTTCGCTAGTAAACTATGCCCGATTTAAAAATATTAATCCAGAAAATGCTCTAGAACGCACCAATAAAAAATTCACCAAACGCTTTCAATATCTAGAAGAGAAAGCTAAAGGTTTAAATAAACCATTGAGAGACATGACGCTTGCCGAAATGGATGTATTTTGGGAAGAAGCCAAAAAACTATAA